TATCGCTTGCCCACCGAGTCAGGATTGTTTCGGCGTTTGGCTGTTGCGAACGCTTCGGCGGCCAGCGCGCCGGCGCTCACTGCGTGATTCATTCCCTTGATGATCGGGCCTTGAGCCTGCATCTGTCCGGCTGCATCGCCCACGAGCACGAGGCGGTCTTTGTGTGGCGACGTATGGGCCACCTTCTTAGAGTCGGGAACGAGCTTCGCAGCATATTCCACCTCGGTGTACTCCTCGCCGAGCCACCGGGCCAACAGTGGATGTGTGAGCAACGCGTTCAACAACTCGTGTGGCTCGGCGCGTTCCTCGACGAGGCTGTCGAGGTGGAACACGGCACCGATCGATAGCGAATCCGTGTTGGTGTACAGAAAGCCCCCACCACGGACTCCATCAAACAGATCGCCCGAAAACAGGTGTGCGACACCCTCATTCGGATCGATTCCGAATTGATCGTCGACGTCGGGCATGTCGACGGTTGCCTTGACGCCCTGGAACCACTCTTCGGGTTCATCCCAATCCATCAAGCCAGCATCGCGTGCGAGTTCGCTGTTCACCCCATCGGCAGCCACGATGAGATCCGCCCGGATGGGATCGATCTCGTCGCAGGTGACGCCCACGATCTCCCCGTCTTCCCGGAGGAGTCCGTTTGCGCGAATTCCCGTCAGCAGTCCGCCACCCGTTTCACGGGTGCGCTCGTGGACTCGCTCTGCGAGCCACGAATCCATCCGCCGTCTGAGGACGGCGTCGGACCACTCCGTATCGTGTTCGTGCAGGGAGGTGAGATCGTATTCCTTTACCATCTCTCCGGCGACGTTCTGCATGTAATACTCCGTGATCGGTCGTTCTGTCACCGTCTCACGGATGTCTGGAAACAGATCGTCGATCGTGTAGGGTGCCGATTTCTCGGCGTAGAGTAGTCCGCCAGAAACGTTCTTTGCGCCCGCGTCGACGCCACGCTCTAACACGAGCGTTTCGATGCCCTCGTCCGCCAACTTTGCTGCTGTGGCCGCACCGCCGGGACCGGCCCCGACGACGACGGCTTCGTAGTGTTCGTACGTTTCACTCATCAGTATCACCTCTGGCGTCCGCTCCGACGCCGCCGTCAGCGACCGCTTTCAGATCCAGTTCCCCGGCTTTCAGTGCTGCCGTCAGTTGCGGTAGCACCTCGAACAGATCGCCTTCGATGAAGTAATCGCTGAAATCACGGATTCGTGCGTCGGGATCGGTGTTGACCGCGATGATCGTTTCCGATTCGTCCATGCCGACCTTGTGCTGGATGGCACCGCTGATACCCGCAGCGATGTACAGTTTCGGCGCAACGATCTGACCGGTCTCACCGATCTGACGCTCTTCGCGGGTGTACTCCTCGACATGTCCCGCGAAATCGTACGATCCGGTGACGATCCCCCGAGAGACACCGATACCAGCGTCTTCGAACGCATCGGCCAGTTCGACACCGAGTTCCATCCCTTGGGTCGGATCGTCACCGATTCCCCGACCGAGCGCGACGATCACGTCGTGGTCCGACAGATCCACCCCGGTGTCGAGTCGGTCGTGGGCCACCACCTCGACCTGAAGCCACTCGGAGTCAAGCTCGATTTCGTGTTCGACGAGCTGTCCGTTCCGGTCGCCGTCGAACTCGGGTAGCTCGAAACTGCCCGGTATCACTGATGCTCCTTGGGGATGGAACTCCCGCGCAGGATTGTCCAAACAGAGGATGGTCGAGTACTCGAAGCCACTGAAATCCGGACGCTTCATGTGTAAGACACGCTTGAACGTCTTATTCTCCCCCGGCCGTCCGGTTTTGACGGGATTGCTGATGACGCTTTCCTCGATGTACAGCCCTGAACAGTCGCTTGCCAGCCCGCTGTCAAGTTCGGCTTGGACCTGTGCTGAGAGATCCCGCCCGTTGTTCGTCGCCGGAAACAGCGTGTAGCGCGGCTCGTCGTAATCGCGCCAGTCCTCCGTAGAACGAGCCATATCGGCGAAGATCTCAGTGTACGGCGTATGCCGGAACCGGTCGAGTCGGTCGTCTTCGTAGTAGACGGCGACGTCCGCCCCATAGCCGATGGTTTCCTCCGCGAGATCAGCGATGTCGTCGCCGATCACCACGGCGACCACGCGCTCGTCGGTGTCGTTGCTGTCGTTGTACTCGTCCATCAGCCGACGGGCCTTGCCGAGCATCTCTTTCGAGACGTCGAGCAGCGCTCCCGATTGAGTCTCACAGTACACCCACATGTCGCGGTATGTGCCGTTCTCGAGCGCGCGGACGTGAGCTTTGTCCGCCGTCGGGTGGTCGAGTTCGGGATATTTCTCTTCAGGAGACCGTTGGGTTTGCTCGACGTCCGCCTCGTCGCTGCCAGCCACCGAGTCGATGCGGTTCTCGATGAGCCGTATCGCGCTGTCGCGGTTTTGGCCGTCAGTCTCGCGTTCGAGCAGCGATTCGAGCGTCTTCATCTCATCGATGTCTTGGAGGGCGTTACCGAGATCGGCGACTGACATCTCGGTGAGATCGAGATCCCCACCGTCGGTGTCGTCATCCTCGCTGAACTTCTCGATCCGGCTTTCGAGGAGCGTTTTCGCCCCTTGCCGATCCTTGTCGTTCCGTTCGATCTCGAGGATCTCTTCGAGCGTGGCCACGTCTTCGATCTCTTTGATCTCCGGGCCGAGTTCCGCGATGGTGTACTCACTCGGGTCGATCTCCGCCACGATCAATCACCCCCCACAGCCAACGGCTGCATCTCATCGAACACTTCGATCATCCCGTCCTCGTCGGTCGGGTCGATCATGGTCGCTTCGCGTTCGGCAGGGGGTTTCGGGATCGGATCGACCGAGGAAACGATCGTCGGTGACCCATCCAATCCGATGTAGTCCGGATCGAGATTCAGATCCTCGTGGTCCCACGTCGTCAAGTGCTGTTCGTGCTCCTCGGCGCGGTCGGTCGTCCGTTCGCGCAGGTCTTTCAGCACCAACCGCTCGCCAGCCGTTCGGTAGCTCGTATCGAACTCCGGATCGACGACGATGAACGCGGGCAGGTCGGTCTCGACGGTCTCGACCTCCTCGATATCGCCTTCGACCAACCGCTGTGCCCGTACCGTCCGCTCCGTTTCGTCCACATCGAGCGAAATGACGTGTGTGATCATGGGAAGATCGAGCGCCCAACAGGTTTGGGGACCGGTGTGGCCCGTCTCTCCGTCGGCAGTCTTGAATCCCGCAAAAATGAGATCGGGAACCCCGAGTTTCTCTAACCCTGTTGCGAGAGTGATCGCTGTCGCCCACGTGTCCGAGGCCGCAAGCTCACGATCCGACAACAGATACAGATCGTCGGCGTACACCGATTCCATCGCTTCTTGGAGCACGTCACCGTACCCCGGTGGACCCATACTCATCACGCTTACCCGACCGCCATGGCGTACTTTCGTCTGGAGCGCTCCGTGGAGCGCGTGCTCGTCGTTCGGGTTCATCACTGTCGGCGTCTTTCCCCGTTCTAGGTGCCCGTCCTCATCGAACGAGACCTGTCCTTCGCGGAAATCCGGTACTCCTTTCGTGAGAACGATCGAGTGCATTGACATCAGTTTCCCTGTCTGGCTATGACTACCACGGGACGTTAATAGCTTTTTACCAAGCCATCAAATTTTATATGGTTAATGGAAATGAACTAGCAACTACCGCGAGTTGACTGGAGGGTGACGGACGGCTCGTCCAGTCGATTAGATGCGTCCAGCACGACCGGGATCGACATCGATGGCGTCGACGGGACAGACGTCGACACAGAGCATACAGTCGATGCACTGAGCTTCGTGTGTCGGTTCGGCTTTGATCTCGCTTTCGGGGTGACCAGGGGTATCGACCCACGTGAAAACGTCTACCGGGCAGTCCTCAAGACACGCGCCGTCGCCGATGCAGATGTCGTAGTCGACAGCAACGTGCGTGCCGTGGATACCGAGTTCCTCCGGTGGGTCGGTCGGTCCCCAAACGTCTACGCCGTTTTCCTCCCCGGCGTGCTCTTTGTTTTCTTCGAACTGTGGGTCGATAGGCATCGATAACTAGATGGTTCGTTGGCAGACACTTAAACGTGTTCCCGGCTGTTATCAAGGTCGCTCGTGCGTCTGATTATCGTGTGACGTGTCGTGTTAGGGGTGAGCGAAGTAGGCGACTGCTTCGTCACTCATCTCGTCGATCCGGGCGAACCCGACGCGTTCGAACTGGACGATGTCGTCGGGGGCGTACTCCCGGAGACCGGGTTCTGCGTGTCCTGTCATCGTTCCGTCCATGGTTCGCACGGTGAGCGGGACGTTTTCGTCCGCCGGGACCCAGTGGACGACCGGGACGCCTTCCTCCCGGACGGCTTCGATCCCATCGCCGGTGAACTCGAATGCGTCGCGGGTGTGACGGACGCAGCCGTACCCCTTGAGCCAGACACGCTCACCGTTGGACGGTACGTCTGCCGGTTCGACACGGACGGCACCGTCGACGGGGATGGTTCGGTCACCTCGATCCTCGTGGTCGGGGTGAACAGGGGGTGTTCCGGTGTCCGGACCGTTCACCACAGGCTTTTCGACGCCGTTCCGCACGAAAAACGCCCGATCGGTGTCATCGTCGATCAATTCGCGGTTGGCGGCGTACACCGCCGACAACGCGAGATCCACGTCGCTCGTCGAGGTTCCGAGTTCGACAAGCGCCGAAACGATCGCCTCACCCTGAATTCCCCGCTTTCGGAGGCTTGCGAGCGTCGGCGCGCGGGGATCGTCCCAGCCGTCGAGTTCACCCTCCGCAATGAGCGCTTTGATCGTTGAGGTACTCATCTTCACGTCGTAGGCATCGATCTGTACGTGACCCCAGTGGACCACTTCGGGATACTCCCAGTCGAAATACTCATACAGGAACCGCTGTCGGCGCGCCGAATCCTGTAAGTCGATCCCCCGAATGATGTGGGTGATTTCCATGAGATGGTCATCGATCCCACTCTGGAAATCCAAGATCGGCCAGCACCGATAGCCAGCTGCCTCCTCGCGGGGATGAGACCTCTCGATCATCCGGAAGGCAGCCCAGTCCCGGAGTGCGGGGTTTTTGTGCTCGATGTCGGTTCGAACCCGGAGCGTGATGTCACCGG
The sequence above is drawn from the Halocatena salina genome and encodes:
- a CDS encoding FAD-dependent monooxygenase; translation: MSETYEHYEAVVVGAGPGGAATAAKLADEGIETLVLERGVDAGAKNVSGGLLYAEKSAPYTIDDLFPDIRETVTERPITEYYMQNVAGEMVKEYDLTSLHEHDTEWSDAVLRRRMDSWLAERVHERTRETGGGLLTGIRANGLLREDGEIVGVTCDEIDPIRADLIVAADGVNSELARDAGLMDWDEPEEWFQGVKATVDMPDVDDQFGIDPNEGVAHLFSGDLFDGVRGGGFLYTNTDSLSIGAVFHLDSLVEERAEPHELLNALLTHPLLARWLGEEYTEVEYAAKLVPDSKKVAHTSPHKDRLVLVGDAAGQMQAQGPIIKGMNHAVSAGALAAEAFATAKRRNNPDSVGKRYERKLKESGMMKKLRPKRYERLRPIGERKKTTDTVDRLLTSPIGRVGLKAMDAIGLVERLYSSPFMSMSIPDTRTPYVTLPTVIAEELGAPVRDRSTVEPPSLEERIGELTYDTDIGNPHIRLRDSSVEASGTAVSACPVSATDFGGGCYREETITTNGDTKHVVSLDTQPCIECGTCAVVADTDWEHPGGGKGVEFNRG
- a CDS encoding electron transfer flavoprotein subunit alpha/FixB family protein, whose product is MAEIDPSEYTIAELGPEIKEIEDVATLEEILEIERNDKDRQGAKTLLESRIEKFSEDDDTDGGDLDLTEMSVADLGNALQDIDEMKTLESLLERETDGQNRDSAIRLIENRIDSVAGSDEADVEQTQRSPEEKYPELDHPTADKAHVRALENGTYRDMWVYCETQSGALLDVSKEMLGKARRLMDEYNDSNDTDERVVAVVIGDDIADLAEETIGYGADVAVYYEDDRLDRFRHTPYTEIFADMARSTEDWRDYDEPRYTLFPATNNGRDLSAQVQAELDSGLASDCSGLYIEESVISNPVKTGRPGENKTFKRVLHMKRPDFSGFEYSTILCLDNPAREFHPQGASVIPGSFELPEFDGDRNGQLVEHEIELDSEWLQVEVVAHDRLDTGVDLSDHDVIVALGRGIGDDPTQGMELGVELADAFEDAGIGVSRGIVTGSYDFAGHVEEYTREERQIGETGQIVAPKLYIAAGISGAIQHKVGMDESETIIAVNTDPDARIRDFSDYFIEGDLFEVLPQLTAALKAGELDLKAVADGGVGADARGDTDE
- a CDS encoding electron transfer flavoprotein subunit beta/FixA family protein; the encoded protein is MHSIVLTKGVPDFREGQVSFDEDGHLERGKTPTVMNPNDEHALHGALQTKVRHGGRVSVMSMGPPGYGDVLQEAMESVYADDLYLLSDRELAASDTWATAITLATGLEKLGVPDLIFAGFKTADGETGHTGPQTCWALDLPMITHVISLDVDETERTVRAQRLVEGDIEEVETVETDLPAFIVVDPEFDTSYRTAGERLVLKDLRERTTDRAEEHEQHLTTWDHEDLNLDPDYIGLDGSPTIVSSVDPIPKPPAEREATMIDPTDEDGMIEVFDEMQPLAVGGD
- a CDS encoding 4Fe-4S dicluster domain-containing protein is translated as MPIDPQFEENKEHAGEENGVDVWGPTDPPEELGIHGTHVAVDYDICIGDGACLEDCPVDVFTWVDTPGHPESEIKAEPTHEAQCIDCMLCVDVCPVDAIDVDPGRAGRI
- a CDS encoding glutamate--tRNA ligase; translation: MDDDLRERIEREAEVSALYNALKHGNEAQVGAIMGPLMGENPAFREHGDRIPELIAPVIERINALSPAERRERLAELDPDQLAELTAETETDEDHDPLGELPNVEAYDEVRMRLAPNPNGPWHLGNARMPAVIGTYKERYDGWMLCRFDDTDPETKRPDLDAYDAILDAIQYLGFEPDAVIRASDRLETYYEYARELIKLGGAYTCTCSAEAFSELKNAGEPCPHRGKDIETVMEEFEAMIAGEYDPGDITLRVRTDIEHKNPALRDWAAFRMIERSHPREEAAGYRCWPILDFQSGIDDHLMEITHIIRGIDLQDSARRQRFLYEYFDWEYPEVVHWGHVQIDAYDVKMSTSTIKALIAEGELDGWDDPRAPTLASLRKRGIQGEAIVSALVELGTSTSDVDLALSAVYAANRELIDDDTDRAFFVRNGVEKPVVNGPDTGTPPVHPDHEDRGDRTIPVDGAVRVEPADVPSNGERVWLKGYGCVRHTRDAFEFTGDGIEAVREEGVPVVHWVPADENVPLTVRTMDGTMTGHAEPGLREYAPDDIVQFERVGFARIDEMSDEAVAYFAHP